TACTCCTCGGCGCGCTCGATGGACCCGCCGGTGTCGGCGATGTCGTCGATGATGAGTACGTCTTTGCCCGCCACGCTCCCCTCCGGCATCGGATAGCGTACCTCGGGTTCCGCCGACTTCTCGGCGGTTCCGACGTAGTGTTCCATCTTCAGACTCGTCAGGTCGTCCATCCCGAGGAAGTCACAGATACACCGCCCCGCGAACCACCCGCCGCGGGCCAGCGCGACCACCACGTCGGGGTCGAACGAGTCGTGTTTGACTTGGTCGCTGACATCGCGGCAGAGACCGTAAATATACTCCCAGTTCGTAATCGTGCATTTGAACTCGTCGGGGAGTTCGCTCATACCACCTCGCAAATCGAGGCCCTGCACACTTAACCGTTTACAGGTGGGTTTCGCGTCCGTCTCGGCGATTTTGGGCGTGTCTGGTGGTTTCGTGGGCGGCGGACGTGTCGGCCGTCGATTCGTCCCACAAACGCCTAAGGGGGCCGCGCAACTGAGTGCGAGCATGGACACGCGACGCGCCCTACAGGTCGATGCCTTCGCCGACGAACCGTTCGCGGGGAACGCCGCCGGGGTGGTCCCCGACGCGGACGACCTCACCGAGAGCCAGATGCAGGCCATCGCCAACGAACTGGCGGTCAGCGAGACCGCGTTCTTCCGGTCAAGCGACGAGGCCGACCGCCGGGTTCGGTACTTCACGCCGACGACCGAAGTGGACCTCTGCGGACACGCAACCATCGCCTCTCACGCCCATCTGCTGGAGGAAGGCGTCGTCTCGCCCGGCACTCACAGCCTCGAAACCAACGTCGGCGTCCTCGAAATCGAAATCGAGGACGACGGCACCGTCTGGATGACCCAGGACCGCCCCGAAGTCCGCGAGGTGGACCTCGACTACGAGCGACTCGGCGACGCGCTCGGCATCGACCACGCCGCGATGGAGGACGTTGGCGCGGACCTCCCGCTCGCGG
This genomic stretch from Halorussus pelagicus harbors:
- a CDS encoding PhzF family phenazine biosynthesis protein encodes the protein MDTRRALQVDAFADEPFAGNAAGVVPDADDLTESQMQAIANELAVSETAFFRSSDEADRRVRYFTPTTEVDLCGHATIASHAHLLEEGVVSPGTHSLETNVGVLEIEIEDDGTVWMTQDRPEVREVDLDYERLGDALGIDHAAMEDVGADLPLAVASTGLPFLVVPVNFLEHVSAMDPDFGEIETITDEVDATGLYAFSFDALGVDSTLHGRMFAPAAGVPEDPVTGTASGATGAYLREVEAFDGEGVPEEMVFEQGHFVDRPGHVRVCVGEQVRVGGRAVTALDGELRVPEMEDGDDIINAAE